A genomic stretch from Tribolium castaneum strain GA2 chromosome 6, icTriCast1.1, whole genome shotgun sequence includes:
- the dco gene encoding casein kinase I isoform X1: MELRVGNKYRLGRKIGSGSFGDIYLGTNISTGEEVAIKLECIKTRHPQLHIESKFYKMMQGGGRYEAPKSPKIHSVPVGIPQMKWCGSEGDYNVMVMELLGPSLEDLFNFCSRRFSLKTVLLLADQLISRTDFIHSRNFIHRDIKPDNFLMGLGKKGNLVYIIDFGLAKKYRDGRTHQHIPYRENKNLTGTARYASINTHLGIEQSRRDDLESLGYVLMYFNKGSLPWQGLKAATKRQKYERISEKKMSTSIEELCKGFPMEFPTYLNYCRQLRFEERPDYSYLRQLFRSLFHRQGFTYDYVFDWNMLKFGGSRGSHCEENTGRSGTRYGSHAATPGDSTPTAPQSRTRRPHDRMDIVPANSAAPNPLEDVISSNSPRLYDSHERRVSMRLRQGAPNASTSDLSNSKQANASGVAMAPPNQTAGQAGPPRRGSASKDPPRLKK; this comes from the exons ATGGAGCTTAGAGTGGGCAATAAGTACAGACTAGGGCGCAAGATAGGCTCCGGGTCCTTCGGGGACATATATTTAG GTACCAATATTTCCACGGGGGAGGAGGTCGCAATTAAGCTAGAATGCATCAAAACGAGGCACCCGCAGCTCCACATAGAGtcgaaattttacaaaatgatGCAGGGGGGAGGTAGGTATGAGGCCCCAAAAAGTCCCAAAATTCACTCTGTTCCAGTGGGGATCCCCCAAATGAAATGGTGCGGCTCGGAAGGTGACTACAACGTCATGGTGATGGAGCTCCTCGGACCATCCTTAGAagacttatttaatttttgttcacgTCGTTTCTCCCTGAAAACAGTTCTCCTCCTAGCCGACCAATTAATATCACGTACTGACTTCATCCACTCGCGGAACTTCATCCACCGCGACATCAAACCCGACAACTTCCTCATGGGTTTGGGCAAAAAGGGTAACTTAGTTTATATAATCGACTTTGGGCTAGCGAAAAAATACAGGGACGGACGGACCCACCAGCACATACCCTACCgagaaaacaaaaatctaacaG GTACGGCGCGATATGCGAGCATAAACACGCATTTAGGGATAGAACAGTCACGAAGGGACGATTTGGAGTCGTTAGGTTACGTTTTAATGTATTTCAATAAGGGCTCGCTGCCGTGGCAGGGCTTGAAAGCGGCCACAAAGAGGCAAAAGTACGAGAGGATCTCGGAGAAGAAGATGTCCACGTCCATAGAAGAATTGTGCAAA GGCTTTCCGATGGAGTTCCCCACCTACTTGAACTACTGCAGACAGTTGAGGTTTGAGGAACGGCCCGATTATAGCTACTTGAGACAGCTCTTCCGTTCACTTTTCCATCGCCAAGGTTTCACCTACGATTACGTATTTGACTGGAATATGCTCAAATTTG ggGGCTCGCGGGGCAGCCACTGCGAGGAGAACACCGGCCGTTCGGGCACCCGTTACGGTAGCCACGCGGCTACCCCCGGGGACTCCACTCCCACAGCCCCCCAGAGCCGCACCCGGCGCCCCCACGACCGCATGGACATAGTACCGGCCAACAGCGCCGCCCCCAACCCTCTCGAAGACGTCATCAGTAGCa ACTCGCCCCGTTTGTATGACAGCCACGAACGGCGCGTGTCAATGCGACTCCGTCAGGGGGCCCCCAATGCCTCCACCTCAGATTTGAGCAATTCGAAGCAAGCAAA CGCCTCCGGAGTAGCAATGGCGCCCCCCAACCAGACGGCGGGACAAGCAGGCCCGCCTAGAAGAGGAAGCGCCTCCAAAGACCCACCAAGACTTAAAAAGTGA
- the dco gene encoding casein kinase I isoform X3: MELRVGNKYRLGRKIGSGSFGDIYLGTNISTGEEVAIKLECIKTRHPQLHIESKFYKMMQGGGRYEAPKSPKIHSVPVGIPQMKWCGSEGDYNVMVMELLGPSLEDLFNFCSRRFSLKTVLLLADQLISRTDFIHSRNFIHRDIKPDNFLMGLGKKGNLVYIIDFGLAKKYRDGRTHQHIPYRENKNLTGTARYASINTHLGIEQSRRDDLESLGYVLMYFNKGSLPWQGLKAATKRQKYERISEKKMSTSIEELCKGFPMEFPTYLNYCRQLRFEERPDYSYLRQLFRSLFHRQGFTYDYVFDWNMLKFGGSRGSHCEENTGRSGTRYGSHAATPGDSTPTAPQSRTRRPHDRMDIVPANSAAPNPLEDVISSNSPRLYDSHERRVSMRLRQGAPNASTSDLSNSKQAK, from the exons ATGGAGCTTAGAGTGGGCAATAAGTACAGACTAGGGCGCAAGATAGGCTCCGGGTCCTTCGGGGACATATATTTAG GTACCAATATTTCCACGGGGGAGGAGGTCGCAATTAAGCTAGAATGCATCAAAACGAGGCACCCGCAGCTCCACATAGAGtcgaaattttacaaaatgatGCAGGGGGGAGGTAGGTATGAGGCCCCAAAAAGTCCCAAAATTCACTCTGTTCCAGTGGGGATCCCCCAAATGAAATGGTGCGGCTCGGAAGGTGACTACAACGTCATGGTGATGGAGCTCCTCGGACCATCCTTAGAagacttatttaatttttgttcacgTCGTTTCTCCCTGAAAACAGTTCTCCTCCTAGCCGACCAATTAATATCACGTACTGACTTCATCCACTCGCGGAACTTCATCCACCGCGACATCAAACCCGACAACTTCCTCATGGGTTTGGGCAAAAAGGGTAACTTAGTTTATATAATCGACTTTGGGCTAGCGAAAAAATACAGGGACGGACGGACCCACCAGCACATACCCTACCgagaaaacaaaaatctaacaG GTACGGCGCGATATGCGAGCATAAACACGCATTTAGGGATAGAACAGTCACGAAGGGACGATTTGGAGTCGTTAGGTTACGTTTTAATGTATTTCAATAAGGGCTCGCTGCCGTGGCAGGGCTTGAAAGCGGCCACAAAGAGGCAAAAGTACGAGAGGATCTCGGAGAAGAAGATGTCCACGTCCATAGAAGAATTGTGCAAA GGCTTTCCGATGGAGTTCCCCACCTACTTGAACTACTGCAGACAGTTGAGGTTTGAGGAACGGCCCGATTATAGCTACTTGAGACAGCTCTTCCGTTCACTTTTCCATCGCCAAGGTTTCACCTACGATTACGTATTTGACTGGAATATGCTCAAATTTG ggGGCTCGCGGGGCAGCCACTGCGAGGAGAACACCGGCCGTTCGGGCACCCGTTACGGTAGCCACGCGGCTACCCCCGGGGACTCCACTCCCACAGCCCCCCAGAGCCGCACCCGGCGCCCCCACGACCGCATGGACATAGTACCGGCCAACAGCGCCGCCCCCAACCCTCTCGAAGACGTCATCAGTAGCa ACTCGCCCCGTTTGTATGACAGCCACGAACGGCGCGTGTCAATGCGACTCCGTCAGGGGGCCCCCAATGCCTCCACCTCAGATTTGAGCAATTCGAAGCAAGCAAAGTGA
- the dco gene encoding casein kinase I isoform X4, with amino-acid sequence MELRVGNKYRLGRKIGSGSFGDIYLGTNISTGEEVAIKLECIKTRHPQLHIESKFYKMMQGGVGIPQMKWCGSEGDYNVMVMELLGPSLEDLFNFCSRRFSLKTVLLLADQLISRTDFIHSRNFIHRDIKPDNFLMGLGKKGNLVYIIDFGLAKKYRDGRTHQHIPYRENKNLTGTARYASINTHLGIEQSRRDDLESLGYVLMYFNKGSLPWQGLKAATKRQKYERISEKKMSTSIEELCKGFPMEFPTYLNYCRQLRFEERPDYSYLRQLFRSLFHRQGFTYDYVFDWNMLKFGGSRGSHCEENTGRSGTRYGSHAATPGDSTPTAPQSRTRRPHDRMDIVPANSAAPNPLEDVISSNSPRLYDSHERRVSMRLRQGAPNASTSDLSNSKQAK; translated from the exons ATGGAGCTTAGAGTGGGCAATAAGTACAGACTAGGGCGCAAGATAGGCTCCGGGTCCTTCGGGGACATATATTTAG GTACCAATATTTCCACGGGGGAGGAGGTCGCAATTAAGCTAGAATGCATCAAAACGAGGCACCCGCAGCTCCACATAGAGtcgaaattttacaaaatgatGCAGGGGGGAG TGGGGATCCCCCAAATGAAATGGTGCGGCTCGGAAGGTGACTACAACGTCATGGTGATGGAGCTCCTCGGACCATCCTTAGAagacttatttaatttttgttcacgTCGTTTCTCCCTGAAAACAGTTCTCCTCCTAGCCGACCAATTAATATCACGTACTGACTTCATCCACTCGCGGAACTTCATCCACCGCGACATCAAACCCGACAACTTCCTCATGGGTTTGGGCAAAAAGGGTAACTTAGTTTATATAATCGACTTTGGGCTAGCGAAAAAATACAGGGACGGACGGACCCACCAGCACATACCCTACCgagaaaacaaaaatctaacaG GTACGGCGCGATATGCGAGCATAAACACGCATTTAGGGATAGAACAGTCACGAAGGGACGATTTGGAGTCGTTAGGTTACGTTTTAATGTATTTCAATAAGGGCTCGCTGCCGTGGCAGGGCTTGAAAGCGGCCACAAAGAGGCAAAAGTACGAGAGGATCTCGGAGAAGAAGATGTCCACGTCCATAGAAGAATTGTGCAAA GGCTTTCCGATGGAGTTCCCCACCTACTTGAACTACTGCAGACAGTTGAGGTTTGAGGAACGGCCCGATTATAGCTACTTGAGACAGCTCTTCCGTTCACTTTTCCATCGCCAAGGTTTCACCTACGATTACGTATTTGACTGGAATATGCTCAAATTTG ggGGCTCGCGGGGCAGCCACTGCGAGGAGAACACCGGCCGTTCGGGCACCCGTTACGGTAGCCACGCGGCTACCCCCGGGGACTCCACTCCCACAGCCCCCCAGAGCCGCACCCGGCGCCCCCACGACCGCATGGACATAGTACCGGCCAACAGCGCCGCCCCCAACCCTCTCGAAGACGTCATCAGTAGCa ACTCGCCCCGTTTGTATGACAGCCACGAACGGCGCGTGTCAATGCGACTCCGTCAGGGGGCCCCCAATGCCTCCACCTCAGATTTGAGCAATTCGAAGCAAGCAAAGTGA
- the dco gene encoding casein kinase I isoform X2 codes for MELRVGNKYRLGRKIGSGSFGDIYLGTNISTGEEVAIKLECIKTRHPQLHIESKFYKMMQGGVGIPQMKWCGSEGDYNVMVMELLGPSLEDLFNFCSRRFSLKTVLLLADQLISRTDFIHSRNFIHRDIKPDNFLMGLGKKGNLVYIIDFGLAKKYRDGRTHQHIPYRENKNLTGTARYASINTHLGIEQSRRDDLESLGYVLMYFNKGSLPWQGLKAATKRQKYERISEKKMSTSIEELCKGFPMEFPTYLNYCRQLRFEERPDYSYLRQLFRSLFHRQGFTYDYVFDWNMLKFGGSRGSHCEENTGRSGTRYGSHAATPGDSTPTAPQSRTRRPHDRMDIVPANSAAPNPLEDVISSNSPRLYDSHERRVSMRLRQGAPNASTSDLSNSKQANASGVAMAPPNQTAGQAGPPRRGSASKDPPRLKK; via the exons ATGGAGCTTAGAGTGGGCAATAAGTACAGACTAGGGCGCAAGATAGGCTCCGGGTCCTTCGGGGACATATATTTAG GTACCAATATTTCCACGGGGGAGGAGGTCGCAATTAAGCTAGAATGCATCAAAACGAGGCACCCGCAGCTCCACATAGAGtcgaaattttacaaaatgatGCAGGGGGGAG TGGGGATCCCCCAAATGAAATGGTGCGGCTCGGAAGGTGACTACAACGTCATGGTGATGGAGCTCCTCGGACCATCCTTAGAagacttatttaatttttgttcacgTCGTTTCTCCCTGAAAACAGTTCTCCTCCTAGCCGACCAATTAATATCACGTACTGACTTCATCCACTCGCGGAACTTCATCCACCGCGACATCAAACCCGACAACTTCCTCATGGGTTTGGGCAAAAAGGGTAACTTAGTTTATATAATCGACTTTGGGCTAGCGAAAAAATACAGGGACGGACGGACCCACCAGCACATACCCTACCgagaaaacaaaaatctaacaG GTACGGCGCGATATGCGAGCATAAACACGCATTTAGGGATAGAACAGTCACGAAGGGACGATTTGGAGTCGTTAGGTTACGTTTTAATGTATTTCAATAAGGGCTCGCTGCCGTGGCAGGGCTTGAAAGCGGCCACAAAGAGGCAAAAGTACGAGAGGATCTCGGAGAAGAAGATGTCCACGTCCATAGAAGAATTGTGCAAA GGCTTTCCGATGGAGTTCCCCACCTACTTGAACTACTGCAGACAGTTGAGGTTTGAGGAACGGCCCGATTATAGCTACTTGAGACAGCTCTTCCGTTCACTTTTCCATCGCCAAGGTTTCACCTACGATTACGTATTTGACTGGAATATGCTCAAATTTG ggGGCTCGCGGGGCAGCCACTGCGAGGAGAACACCGGCCGTTCGGGCACCCGTTACGGTAGCCACGCGGCTACCCCCGGGGACTCCACTCCCACAGCCCCCCAGAGCCGCACCCGGCGCCCCCACGACCGCATGGACATAGTACCGGCCAACAGCGCCGCCCCCAACCCTCTCGAAGACGTCATCAGTAGCa ACTCGCCCCGTTTGTATGACAGCCACGAACGGCGCGTGTCAATGCGACTCCGTCAGGGGGCCCCCAATGCCTCCACCTCAGATTTGAGCAATTCGAAGCAAGCAAA CGCCTCCGGAGTAGCAATGGCGCCCCCCAACCAGACGGCGGGACAAGCAGGCCCGCCTAGAAGAGGAAGCGCCTCCAAAGACCCACCAAGACTTAAAAAGTGA